One segment of Oscillospiraceae bacterium MB08-C2-2 DNA contains the following:
- a CDS encoding SPOCS domain-containing protein, producing the protein MELKVSKQSVAINEVIYDGSVEQPIECDALLPDYCPDIVKILKCGISPTVSSSTVTGDRLTIEGMAIAKIYYTSETPCVRQVEYKIPFSKTIDLRSAPNKPVVTVDVTVDYVNCRAVNQRRVDVRGALTLSAKVISIKEETVVSGCEGGGVQLRQNVVHATEMTGQCRSPFTVSEDLEIGNGKCSVGVVLRADVQANVQDFKIVAGKLVVKGDLMVHVLYQSKEDENDLECTDYSLPLSQIVDCDGVDEDSVCMVELCVLSCDVQPKADSDGEYRLLSLDARLEAMVKLHRHVEVPVASDCYSTQYDCKSHRKAVAFQKLTDVVRENIPHKMSLDLPENVEKVMDVWCQPDQTGWKLEDNAIKVNIKFNICMFTKMDDGSTMYFEQPASVENNMSAQPSSGTNFSPKAAILATSFAPMGKEKVDIRCDILVSGCLYSDFKRDILDQVEVNEESPKKKDFNKLYIYYTDPGETVWDIAKRYNTSQNAIWDENSLESDELGEKRMLLIPII; encoded by the coding sequence ATGGAGCTTAAAGTATCCAAGCAATCAGTTGCCATAAACGAAGTGATCTATGATGGTTCTGTGGAGCAGCCCATCGAGTGCGATGCGCTTCTGCCCGATTATTGCCCAGACATTGTTAAAATCCTCAAATGCGGGATTTCCCCCACAGTGTCCAGCAGTACAGTGACAGGAGACCGCCTGACCATCGAAGGCATGGCCATCGCCAAAATTTATTATACCTCCGAAACACCTTGTGTGCGGCAGGTAGAGTACAAAATCCCCTTCAGCAAAACCATCGATTTGCGCTCAGCCCCCAACAAGCCAGTTGTGACAGTGGATGTTACGGTGGATTATGTCAACTGCCGGGCCGTTAACCAACGCCGGGTGGATGTTCGGGGTGCCCTGACCCTTTCTGCCAAGGTGATCAGCATCAAGGAAGAAACCGTTGTCAGCGGCTGCGAGGGCGGTGGTGTTCAGCTGCGCCAGAATGTGGTGCATGCCACCGAGATGACCGGCCAGTGCCGCAGCCCCTTCACTGTATCGGAGGATCTGGAGATCGGCAATGGCAAATGCTCAGTGGGCGTTGTTCTGCGGGCGGATGTGCAAGCCAATGTGCAGGATTTCAAGATTGTGGCCGGCAAACTGGTGGTTAAAGGCGATTTGATGGTGCATGTGCTGTATCAATCCAAAGAGGATGAAAACGATTTGGAGTGCACCGATTACAGCCTGCCACTGAGCCAGATTGTGGATTGCGATGGCGTGGATGAAGACAGTGTCTGCATGGTAGAGCTTTGTGTGCTTTCCTGCGATGTGCAGCCCAAGGCGGATAGCGATGGCGAATACCGGCTTCTTTCTCTGGATGCCCGCTTGGAAGCTATGGTAAAGCTGCACCGCCATGTGGAGGTGCCTGTTGCCTCCGATTGCTACTCCACCCAGTATGACTGCAAGAGCCACCGCAAGGCCGTTGCCTTCCAGAAGCTTACCGATGTGGTGCGGGAGAATATCCCCCATAAAATGAGCTTGGATCTTCCTGAAAATGTGGAGAAGGTCATGGATGTTTGGTGCCAGCCGGATCAAACCGGATGGAAGCTGGAGGATAATGCCATTAAGGTGAACATCAAGTTTAACATCTGCATGTTTACCAAGATGGATGACGGCTCCACCATGTATTTTGAGCAGCCAGCCTCTGTAGAAAACAATATGTCGGCACAGCCTTCTTCTGGAACAAACTTTTCCCCTAAAGCGGCGATTCTTGCCACCAGCTTTGCACCTATGGGCAAAGAAAAAGTGGATATACGCTGTGATATTCTGGTGAGCGGTTGTCTCTACAGCGATTTCAAACGGGATATTCTGGATCAGGTGGAGGTCAATGAGGAATCACCCAAAAAGAAAGATTTCAACAAGCTCTATATTTACTACACCGATCCGGGTGAAACCGTTTGGGATATTGCCAAACGCTACAATACCTCCCAAAACGCCATCTGGGATGAAAATTCGCTGGAAAGCGATGAGCTGGGTGAAAAACGTATGCTTCTTATCCCCATTATATAG